A single region of the Fundulus heteroclitus isolate FHET01 unplaced genomic scaffold, MU-UCD_Fhet_4.1 scaffold_63, whole genome shotgun sequence genome encodes:
- the LOC110367888 gene encoding zinc finger protein 239-like isoform X5 has product MEEEASSIQQLCNPRRRSSHDQEEAEPQWSEEEQMGPDPPLTEEQGEPEPSWIKEAKEEPELPLIKEEIVEPESSWVKEEDVDPESSWVKEENVEPESSWVKEEQQEPEPLTEDQEDPELPLIEEEKEKPDSSMVKHEQQDPEHLATRREQEDVCSSQEGEQLGPKQSILIMETFTLQEGEGEPRTEQLSFHISPVVQTKDQEGSSSTGPESQPGTGTTKISLKCDVCGKSWKKKSELKKHFRTHTGERPFSCQTCGKSFSQMSNLKVHKRTHTGQRPFPCQTCGKGFTQLSHLKAHRRIHTGETPFSCQKCGKRFSQVGYLKVHKRIHTGEKPFSCGLCGKSFTQGGNLNLHIKQKHKDLQEPHVSVEEEASAIQQLSNQGRRSSHDQEEAEPQCSEEERMEPDPPLIKEQGEPEPPLTKEENVDPETSWVKEEPQEPELPLIEEEKEQPESTMVKHEQLDPEHLATGQEQKDVCSSQQGEQFVQKQSVAEQLSSHSSPVVETKDHKGSSSTGSESQSRTDTKKGSLKCDICGKSWKTKSELEKHYRTHTGERPFLCQTCGKSFSQKSNLNVHKIIHTGENPFSCQTCGKSFSQLGYLNIHKRTHTGETPFSCQTCGKSFSRLDSLNVHKRIHTGETPFSCQTCGKSYTQLGSLNVHKRTHTGETPYSCQKCGKRFTHVGYLKVHRRIHTGERPFSCGVCGKSFTQGSHLNLHMKQKHKREK; this is encoded by the exons ATGGAGGAGGAAGCTTCTTCCATCCAACAGCTCTGCAACCCTAGGAGAAGGTCCAGTCATGACCAGGAGGAAGCAGAACCTCAGTGGTCTGAAGAGGAACAGATGGGACCAGATCCTCCTCTGACTGAAGAACAgggggaaccagaaccttcaTGGATTAAAGAGGCAAAAGAGGAACCAGAACTTCCACTGATTAAAGAGGAAATTGTGGAGCCTGAGTCTTCATGGGTTAAAGAAGAAGATGTAGACCCAGAGTCTTCATGggttaaagaagaaaatgtggaaCCCGAGTCTTCATGGGTTAAAGAGGAACAACAGGAACCAGAGCCACTAACTGAAGACCAAGAGGACCCAGAACTTCCATTAATTgaggaagaaaaggagaaacCAGATTCTTCAATGGTGAAACATGAACAGCAGGATCCAGAACATTTAGCAACTAGAAGGGAGCAGGAGGATGTCTGCAGCAGTCAGGAGGGAGAGCAGCTTGGCCCGAAACAGTCCATTCTTATAATGGAGACCTTTACTCTTCAGGAAGGTGAAGGAGAACCAAGAACTGAGCAGCTTTCCTTTCATATCTCTCCTGTAGTTCAGACCAAAGACCAGGAAGGAAGCAGCTCCACTGGGCCAGAGAGTCAGCCTGGTACTGGCACAacaaaaatctctttaaaatgtgatgtttgtggAAAGTCTTGGAAGAAGAAGAGTGAATTGAAAAAGCATTTCAGAACCCACACTGGAGAGAGACCcttttcttgtcagacatgtggaaaaagcttcTCTCAAATGAGTAATTTGAAAGTTCAcaagagaacccacacaggaCAGAGGCCTTTTCcttgtcagacatgtggaaaaggtttcaCTCAACTGAGTCATTTAAAAGCGCACAGGAGAATCCACACAGGGGAGAcccctttttcttgtcagaaatGTGGAAAACGTTTCTCTCAAGTTGgttatttaaaagttcacaaaAGAATCCACACAGGGGAGAAACCTTTTTCATGTGGACTCTGTGGAAAAAGCTTCACTCAAGGTGGCAATTTGAATcttcacataaaacaaaaacacaaag ACCTCCAAGAGCCACATGTCTCTGTGGAAGAGGAAGCTTCTGCCATCCAACAGCTCTCCAACCAGGGGAGAAGGTCCAGTCATGACCAGGAGGAAGCAGAACCTCAGTGTTCTGAAGAGGAACGGATGGAACCAGATCCTCCTCTGATTAAAGAACAgggggaaccagaacctccaCTGACTAAAGAAGAAAACGTGGACCCTGAGACTTCATGGGTTAAAgaggaaccacaggaaccagAACTTCCACTGATTGAGGAAGAAAAGGAGCAACCAGAATCTACAATGGTGAAACATGAACAGCTGGATCCAGAACATTTAGCAACTGGACAGGAGCAGAAGGATGTCTGCAGTAGTCAGCAGGGAGAGCAGTTTGTCCAGAAGCAGTCGGTTGCTGAGCAGCTTTCCTCTCATAGCTCTCCTGTAGTTGAGACCAAAGATCACAAAGGAAGCAGCTCCACTGGGTCAGAGAGTCAGTCTCGTACTGACACAAAGAAGGGGTctttaaaatgtgacatttgtgGGAAGTCTTGGAAGACGAAGAGTGAATTGGAAAAACATTATAGAACCCACACTGGAGAGAGACCTTTTCTttgtcagacatgtggaaaaagtttctcTCAAAAgagtaatttaaatgttcacaagATAATCCACACTGGGGAGAACCCAttttcttgtcagacatgtggaaaaagtttctcTCAACTGGgttatttaaatattcacaagagaacccacacagggGAGAcccctttttcttgtcagacatgtggaaaaagtttctcTCGACTGGattctttaaatgttcacaagagaatccacacaggggagacccctttttcttgtcagacatgtggaaaaagttacaCTCAGCTGGGTTCTTTAAATGTTCACAAGAGAACGCACACAGGGGAGACCCCTTATTCTTGTCAGAAATGTGGGAAACGTTTCACTCATGTTGgttatttaaaagttcacaggagaatccacacaggtgagagaCCTTTTTCATGTGGagtatgtggaaaaagcttcACTCAAGGTAGCCATTTGAATCTTCATatgaagcaaaaacacaaaagagaaaAGTAG